From Thalassoglobus sp. JC818, one genomic window encodes:
- a CDS encoding MoxR family ATPase produces the protein MTTKATHSDTELREEFRLVQSRLNSILKGKPEVVERVLVCLLARGHLLLEDKPGLGKTTLAKALATAIGGSCSRVQCTPDLLPGDITGFSIFNQRSHEFEFHKGPVFADVLLADEINRATPRTQSALLEAMAERQVTVDAECHQLSEQFFVMATQNPIDQHGTYPLPEAQLDRFAMKLSVGYPARLDELGMLQAATGSKSKSLDQSSSILSSESLAQAQETVEAIYVDECIQNYLLDFGELSRNHPRIHLGLSPRGLLIWQRTCQALAFLRDRDFVTPDDVQETAEPVLSVRLGVEHSNSRVLIHELTESVEVPGGFD, from the coding sequence ATGACAACCAAAGCAACGCACTCCGACACTGAACTGCGCGAAGAATTTCGCCTTGTCCAGAGTCGACTGAACTCCATCTTGAAAGGCAAACCTGAAGTCGTCGAGCGAGTTCTCGTCTGCTTGTTGGCACGTGGGCACCTCTTGCTGGAAGACAAGCCGGGACTCGGAAAAACAACTCTCGCCAAAGCACTGGCAACGGCCATTGGGGGTTCATGCTCGCGCGTTCAATGTACTCCCGACCTGTTGCCCGGCGACATCACCGGGTTCAGTATTTTTAATCAGCGGAGTCATGAGTTCGAATTCCATAAAGGCCCCGTCTTTGCCGACGTTCTACTCGCCGACGAAATTAACCGGGCGACTCCACGAACACAAAGTGCTCTTCTGGAAGCGATGGCCGAGCGACAGGTGACTGTCGACGCAGAATGCCATCAGCTCTCTGAACAGTTTTTCGTGATGGCGACTCAAAATCCCATCGATCAACACGGAACCTATCCACTTCCGGAAGCTCAGCTTGATCGCTTCGCGATGAAATTAAGCGTCGGCTACCCGGCTCGCCTTGATGAACTCGGAATGCTGCAAGCAGCCACCGGTTCAAAGAGCAAGAGTCTCGATCAAAGCTCATCGATCCTGTCCAGCGAATCGCTGGCACAGGCACAAGAAACCGTCGAAGCGATATATGTCGACGAATGCATTCAGAACTATCTGCTGGACTTCGGTGAACTGAGCCGAAACCATCCTCGCATCCATCTTGGGCTCAGCCCCCGAGGGCTACTCATCTGGCAACGGACATGTCAAGCATTGGCGTTCTTGCGTGACCGTGACTTCGTCACCCCGGACGATGTTCAGGAAACTGCTGAGCCCGTGCTGAGTGTTCGACTTGGCGTCGAGCACAGCAACTCCAGAGTCCTTATCCACGAATTGACGGAATCAGTCGAGGTTCCTGGTGGATTTGATTGA
- a CDS encoding permease, whose protein sequence is MAETLIWSFLLRFLQSLFSAAPFILAGLIIAGVFRRLMGRDLTVRMFGDNSRRSLVQAWGIGMLLPICSLGVIPVIRELRRTGLKGGTILAFAMSAPLFNPLSVLYGLTLSEPWAIITFAFCSLLVVTGVGFVWDRIFPDSGNTKPPPAEVAFGLKRMLSIAVAAGREAGGVSAIFILIGLIGVAMLGVIIPAGGLQHAMNGDNPFAPLTMSGVAVPVYATPMLAMSQLGMMFQHANSPGAAFVLLVLGAGMNLGLAAWMWRQYGLKKCGVWFALLLAIVLGLAYGVDRPLYPHEIDAADHTHAFDIYCRPFHGVVPNASQVVIEKLKRDIQPYELYASIALGAVVLFGLILNLFDRNCRIEAWLEKQQETAEPSRFDIIVPAPVLGGLFLVGLVFASILGCYAYYPPPGEVLEEMNIAKAEALGAALVGDEVHSKYWIDIYQDWSRKLEVGVYLRDWKLSDYHRIKSRILREQLELLKHEVEHYNEDKEHGDNHAEYEDTAEIRELVSKVNISQVRLKTAFLDER, encoded by the coding sequence ATGGCTGAAACACTCATCTGGAGTTTTCTGCTCCGGTTCCTGCAATCGTTGTTCAGCGCTGCTCCGTTCATTCTTGCTGGCCTGATTATCGCCGGAGTCTTTCGACGACTCATGGGACGCGACCTGACAGTTCGCATGTTTGGAGACAACTCGCGACGGTCGTTGGTGCAGGCATGGGGCATCGGGATGCTGCTTCCAATTTGCTCGCTGGGTGTCATTCCAGTGATTCGCGAATTGCGTCGCACAGGCTTGAAAGGCGGAACGATTCTGGCTTTCGCCATGTCAGCTCCGTTGTTCAATCCCCTATCCGTTTTATACGGACTGACACTCTCGGAACCCTGGGCCATTATCACGTTCGCATTCTGTTCGCTGCTCGTGGTGACCGGAGTCGGATTCGTCTGGGATCGAATTTTCCCTGACAGCGGCAACACCAAACCGCCTCCAGCGGAAGTCGCGTTTGGATTGAAGAGAATGCTCTCGATCGCCGTTGCAGCTGGTCGAGAAGCGGGAGGAGTTTCGGCGATCTTCATTCTCATCGGCTTGATTGGAGTCGCCATGTTGGGAGTGATCATCCCTGCTGGTGGCTTGCAGCACGCGATGAACGGAGACAATCCCTTCGCTCCGCTGACCATGTCCGGAGTTGCTGTCCCCGTCTATGCCACTCCGATGCTCGCCATGAGCCAGTTGGGAATGATGTTCCAGCACGCCAATTCCCCGGGTGCAGCCTTCGTGTTGCTGGTCCTCGGGGCAGGTATGAATCTCGGGCTGGCTGCCTGGATGTGGCGGCAATACGGGCTCAAGAAGTGTGGAGTCTGGTTCGCACTCTTACTGGCGATCGTTCTCGGTCTGGCGTACGGAGTCGACCGTCCGCTCTACCCACACGAAATCGATGCTGCCGACCATACTCACGCGTTCGACATTTATTGCCGGCCATTTCACGGTGTCGTCCCGAATGCCTCACAGGTTGTAATCGAAAAACTCAAACGTGACATCCAACCTTACGAGCTGTATGCCAGCATTGCCTTAGGGGCTGTCGTTCTGTTTGGCCTAATCCTCAACCTATTTGATCGAAACTGCCGCATCGAGGCTTGGCTTGAGAAGCAACAGGAGACGGCCGAACCGAGCCGTTTCGATATCATCGTCCCTGCTCCAGTCCTCGGCGGACTTTTTCTCGTTGGCCTTGTTTTCGCCAGCATCCTGGGGTGCTACGCCTACTACCCGCCCCCCGGAGAAGTTCTCGAAGAGATGAACATCGCCAAAGCGGAAGCCCTTGGAGCAGCCCTCGTCGGAGACGAAGTTCACTCCAAGTACTGGATTGATATCTACCAAGATTGGAGCCGAAAACTTGAGGTCGGAGTTTACCTGCGAGATTGGAAACTGAGCGACTACCACCGCATCAAGTCTCGAATTCTCCGCGAGCAACTTGAGTTACTGAAACATGAGGTTGAACACTACAACGAGGACAAAGAGCACGGTGACAACCATGCTGAGTACGAAGACACCGCTGAGATTCGCGAGTTGGTCTCAAAAGTGAACATCAGCCAGGTCCGGCTCAAAACCGCATTTCTCGACGAACGTTAA
- a CDS encoding transglutaminase-like domain-containing protein yields the protein MSSDPAQSAGSSPVSLQGKTLKSAHSQPEGIDDLSSTSSQLMTLLLAAIAVLVHAIVVADEHYGALFWGCLLLQTFGMLIASWWFRRRIERLGHDLFVSPLLVLAGLSALAWEGISRQFLDSGQPFEIITMSAIRNLVIGLAIASVKPAPQKLTVALSLFLVIFGVTTCHDRITHWLAGTFALGGVVWLSVSHWENVSRRLKGREKVRWPRWVVAVPILLIVVGIGAISANQRAAMALHGFLPSSGGTGDDSPYSRNGVGSGERLVAGTDSIQSFAPIEDAPFMQDDKPSLYDVFDDLYQEEVKMNTSDRAIALPPELGARAKEHLHSQIKKANREFSTLREPTKDSEKRKVKDVDSDAMFYVAGRVPLHLRSQIYDLFDGISWYPQKQRLHHKPFEISESAGKPWLRLHDAGEFHEFLGPAETHALKIINLDTNVIPSPLYTHGIHIDLVDRPDMFQHGPPGLVALDRKSLPSLVPIHVASRSIDWDALNTEEKLFLRAHTDQAISVIPTNIDREALDDLAEQICDGIDEGWPQIAAVRDYLRTHYKLNPDWRPQDTETPGVEQFLFESHEGPDYQFATAAALLLRSLGYASRVVSGFYADPNRYDADSQHTPVLAEDVHFWTEVRVYAEDWITVEATPGYEVLGPPLGLFQEAWNVIVAGIDLIIRHWILAIAAGLTLVALWWARCWLVDRFETGLWRLKLWRTPDLAVANTLKLLRQRARLIGHQPKISITHHQWLSELMACNSHVEESQMLYQLRREIDIAAYARHLNNLTPETIELCHVIGRNCSLSWFRGLYNEQPSNDSLEKNIVESHPPESRANHGELLRK from the coding sequence ATGTCCAGTGATCCCGCTCAGTCAGCCGGTTCCAGTCCAGTTTCGCTGCAAGGCAAGACTCTCAAGAGTGCTCATTCACAGCCTGAAGGAATTGATGATCTTTCGAGTACCTCTTCGCAGCTGATGACATTGCTTCTCGCAGCGATTGCGGTACTTGTCCATGCCATCGTTGTTGCAGATGAGCATTACGGGGCGCTTTTCTGGGGATGTTTGCTGCTTCAAACTTTCGGGATGCTGATCGCTTCCTGGTGGTTTCGCCGGCGAATTGAACGACTCGGTCATGACCTCTTCGTTTCTCCTCTGCTCGTCCTTGCCGGATTGAGTGCTCTGGCGTGGGAAGGCATCTCCCGACAATTTCTCGACAGCGGTCAGCCGTTTGAAATCATCACGATGAGCGCGATTCGGAATCTCGTCATCGGACTTGCGATCGCCAGCGTGAAACCTGCTCCGCAAAAACTGACTGTGGCTCTCAGCCTCTTTCTGGTCATTTTTGGAGTCACCACCTGTCACGATCGAATCACCCACTGGCTCGCCGGAACGTTTGCACTTGGTGGAGTCGTCTGGCTTTCGGTTTCGCACTGGGAAAACGTCAGTCGGCGTCTGAAAGGTCGGGAAAAAGTCCGTTGGCCTCGCTGGGTCGTTGCTGTTCCCATCTTGTTGATCGTTGTCGGAATCGGCGCGATCAGTGCGAATCAGCGGGCAGCGATGGCCCTTCATGGATTTCTTCCCAGTTCTGGGGGAACGGGAGACGACAGTCCCTATTCGCGAAACGGAGTGGGCAGCGGAGAAAGACTCGTCGCTGGGACAGATTCGATTCAAAGCTTTGCTCCCATCGAAGACGCTCCGTTTATGCAGGACGATAAGCCGAGTCTGTACGACGTGTTCGACGACCTCTATCAGGAAGAGGTGAAGATGAACACGAGCGACCGGGCCATCGCACTTCCTCCGGAACTTGGTGCCCGAGCCAAAGAGCACCTTCACAGTCAAATCAAAAAAGCCAACCGGGAATTCTCAACTCTGCGTGAACCTACCAAGGATTCAGAGAAACGAAAAGTCAAAGATGTCGACAGCGACGCCATGTTTTATGTGGCGGGGCGGGTGCCACTTCATCTTCGGTCACAAATCTATGATCTCTTCGACGGAATCTCCTGGTATCCGCAAAAGCAACGACTCCACCACAAACCTTTCGAGATCTCGGAGTCAGCTGGCAAGCCCTGGCTACGACTGCATGACGCGGGTGAATTTCACGAGTTCCTCGGCCCGGCGGAAACGCATGCGTTAAAGATCATCAATCTCGACACGAATGTCATTCCATCGCCGCTCTACACGCACGGGATTCATATTGACCTCGTCGATCGGCCCGATATGTTCCAACATGGACCTCCCGGGCTGGTGGCTCTCGACCGGAAATCACTGCCGAGTCTCGTGCCGATTCATGTAGCGTCCCGTTCAATCGATTGGGATGCGCTCAACACTGAAGAGAAGTTGTTTCTGAGGGCTCACACGGATCAAGCAATCTCCGTCATCCCGACGAATATCGATCGTGAAGCTCTGGACGACCTTGCGGAGCAAATCTGTGACGGTATTGACGAAGGATGGCCTCAGATCGCAGCTGTCCGAGACTATCTTCGCACTCACTACAAACTCAATCCTGACTGGAGACCGCAGGACACGGAGACGCCCGGAGTGGAACAATTCCTCTTCGAATCTCATGAGGGGCCTGACTATCAATTCGCAACCGCTGCGGCGCTGTTGCTGCGAAGCCTGGGATATGCATCACGGGTAGTGAGTGGATTCTATGCCGATCCAAATCGATACGATGCCGATTCGCAGCACACTCCAGTACTTGCTGAAGATGTTCACTTCTGGACAGAAGTTCGAGTCTATGCCGAAGACTGGATCACTGTCGAAGCAACCCCCGGATACGAAGTCCTCGGACCACCACTCGGGCTGTTTCAGGAAGCCTGGAACGTCATCGTCGCTGGGATCGATCTCATTATCCGTCACTGGATACTGGCAATCGCCGCTGGGCTGACTCTCGTCGCTCTCTGGTGGGCGCGATGCTGGCTCGTCGATCGTTTTGAAACAGGTCTCTGGCGGTTGAAGCTTTGGCGCACTCCAGATCTCGCTGTTGCTAACACACTGAAACTCCTACGACAGCGTGCTCGTCTGATTGGGCACCAACCGAAAATCTCGATTACGCATCATCAGTGGTTGAGCGAACTGATGGCATGCAACTCACACGTCGAAGAATCGCAAATGCTCTATCAGTTGCGCCGTGAAATTGACATCGCGGCCTACGCTCGCCACTTGAATAACCTGACTCCTGAGACCATTGAACTCTGTCATGTGATTGGACGGAACTGCTCTCTGAGTTGGTTTCGCGGTCTGTACAACGAACAGCCTTCCAACGACAGCTTAGAGAAAAACATCGTGGAATCTCATCCACCCGAATCCCGAGCAAATCATGGTGAACTTCTTAGAAAATGA